In Aspergillus nidulans FGSC A4 chromosome II, the genomic stretch CTCATCCTCTCAACCAGCAATAAATCACAGAGTATCCGCTCATACTCACCCAGATCGACCGCTCCGGCCGGAAAGATAACCACGGCATCAACATACACAGAGTCTGACGGTTCTCCCTTCAGGCTCTGTACAGGCTCTCTGCGCACATAACCAATGACATTGACCCACGCGCCCACACACAGCTCCTCCCACGTCACCGTCTCCAAGACAGCATTGACGTCCACAGATACCGATGGAGGATcctgctttggctgcttcggcttcttggcCCGGGGGTAATTATGTTCAAGGACTAAGCGGCCAGTTGAAATGTTGTATGTTTTAACGCTGAGTCGCCGAGTGTAAAATTAGCATAATAGCTTTCATATGCTCTCTTCTCATGTAGATCATGTTCCGTTGGTGGTTGTTTGCTTGATCTGGTGTGGTATCTAGGCAACGGCTACGCACCAACCAAGAAAGCGGACTTTGGAGTCAGCCGGCAGGGAGAGAATATCTGCCAGGAACGCCCTtgtggaaggagagggcCCGTTCATTCTGTGGAAGGAACATAATATAGTTGCCTTCTTAGACTTGATATCTGAAGGAATATAACGGAAGAGATCATCTGGTTTGATGGTACTGTATTAGCGGGAGCACGTGATTATTTCCCTCCGATAGGCCAGTGGCGTATGTCATAAGGAAGACTGACGCCTGGAGGGGAAAACACCTCCCTCGCCCGAGTTCCATCTTATCACTTTCACGCTCGATCTCTCCAAGTTTCTGGCTTCATTGACTGAGTCGCTCGCCTTGCCTAGTGGGTAGATTTAGATCTAGTCGCAAATCACTTGCCTACATTCTCGAACCTGTTTGTTCAGCCTTGCGGTTCCCCTCACTACTTATCTCTTCTTACCTTCTACCGTTTCGAAGACACTTCCTCCTGCGGCGAGACTAGTATCTATCGCCTGTCGCCCACTTTCACCACCGTGTTTCACTAGGAGAATAGTGAAAGACTCAAGTCGTCTACCAAAAATGTGGTCATGGTTCGGTGGTGCGGCCGCGCAGAAGCGCAAGGAAGCGCCGAAGAACGCaatcctccagcttcgaaGCCACCTTGACATGCTACAGAAGCGAGAAAAGCACCTAGAAAACCAAATGAACGAACAAGAGGCCATCGCTAAAAAGAACGTGACCACGAATAAGAACGGTGTGTATATTATGGGACCTTTATACAAGTTCCCATGCTGATTTGACCACCACcgcagccgccaaagccgCGCTCCGACGGAAAAAGGTGCACGAGAAGAACTTAGAACAGACGCAGGCTCAGATTGTACAGCTTGAGCAGCAGATATACTCTATTGAAGCCGCCAATATTAACCACGAGACCCTGGCCGCCATGAAGGCCGCCGGTGCAGCTATGGAGAAGATTCACAACGGCATGACCGTCGAACAGGTCGACGAGACAATGTACGTCCCTTACTG encodes the following:
- a CDS encoding ESCRT-III subunit protein SNF7 (transcript_id=CADANIAT00004417) encodes the protein MWSWFGGAAAQKRKEAPKNAILQLRSHLDMLQKREKHLENQMNEQEAIAKKNVTTNKNAAKAALRRKKVHEKNLEQTQAQIVQLEQQIYSIEAANINHETLAAMKAAGAAMEKIHNGMTVEQVDETILRDKLREQQAINDEIAIAITNPGFGEQVDEEDLEAELEGMEQEAMDERMLHTGTVPVADQLNRLPAPANAERKALPFPPQKRTPTDSLPAAKAKQKAEEEDEEAELEKLRAEMAM